In Papaver somniferum cultivar HN1 unplaced genomic scaffold, ASM357369v1 unplaced-scaffold_114, whole genome shotgun sequence, a genomic segment contains:
- the LOC113328742 gene encoding putative homeobox-leucine zipper protein ATHB-51, which translates to MAKYVYSTDDEVNDLQIPFSIVDTTSAGGGEQQQNFVSGGHHYPYDYFASHPFPGVHAANIIDHQVNMTRKKTMLTSEQVDALERSFRDEIKLEEQQSTGRFTELRKNRVKLDPERKMKLSKELGLHPRQVATWFQNRRARLKGKQLERLYNVLQQDYEVVSREKQHLQQEGITICTYTKVLELKEKLDGRQSMKASIGYMEHGSQVQAESNVDDNGSIRTSSAVQCSNDVEQRRTSNSNTQISGRNSYFLSDDATGGTRGWLTLAPAAGMELHED; encoded by the exons ATGGCCAAATATGTATACTCCACTGACGATGAGGTTAATGATCTCCAGATTCCATTTTCAATAGTTGATACAACATCAGCAGGAGGTGGCGAACAACAACAAAACTTTGTTAGTGGTGGCCATCACTACCCCTATGACTACTTTGCTAGTCACCCATTTCCAG GAGTTCATGCAGCAAACATCATTGATCACCAAGTGAATATGACAAGAAAGAAGACGATGTTGACGAGTGAACAAGTAGATGCATTGGAAAGGAGTTTCCGGGATGAAATAAAGCTGGAGGAGCAGCAGTCAACTGGTAGATTTACCGAGCTAAGAAAGAATAGAGTGAAGTTGGATCCGGAAAGGAAAATGAAGCTTTCTAAGGAACTAGGACTTCATCCTCGTCAAGTCGCGACATGGTTTCAAAATCGACGTGCTAGGCTGAAAGGAAAACAACTCGAACGACTGTACAATGTACTTCAGCAAGATTACGAAGTCGTCTCCAGGGAGAAGCAACATCTTCAACAAGAG GGTATTACGATTTGTACATACACTAAGGTTCTGGAATTGAAAGAGAAGCTTGACGGTCGCCAGTCAATGAAAGCTTCTATAGGATACATGGAACATGGGTCGCAAGTGCAAGCTGAGAGTAACGTTGATGATAATGGGAGTATACGGACTTCTTCTGCTGTTCAATGCTCAAATGATGTAGAGCAAAGACGAACCAGTAACTCAAACACACAGATTTCAGGGCGCAATAGTTATTTTCTCAGTGATGATGCCACTGGGGGGACCAGGGGCTGGCTTACCTTAGCACCAGCAGCTGGGATGGAGCTACATGAAGATTAG